The following are encoded in a window of Planctomycetota bacterium genomic DNA:
- the argR gene encoding arginine repressor, which produces MKEKLNRQSEIAKIIKKHQVFTQDGLLKHLKHAGIRVTQATLSRDIAEMGIVQVPGLAGRYYQMPSAVNVPVAPAELIRRFGSYVATIKHSGNLIVVTTLPGEASGAARLVDELNFKEILGTIAGDDTVLIVADGNKSVSKIMSVLKVK; this is translated from the coding sequence ATGAAAGAGAAATTGAACAGGCAATCAGAGATAGCCAAGATAATCAAAAAACATCAGGTGTTTACCCAGGATGGATTGCTAAAGCATCTCAAGCATGCCGGTATCCGGGTGACCCAGGCCACGCTGTCCCGGGATATTGCTGAGATGGGGATTGTCCAGGTGCCGGGTTTAGCCGGACGTTATTACCAGATGCCCTCGGCGGTCAATGTCCCGGTGGCGCCGGCTGAACTCATCCGGCGGTTCGGCAGTTACGTGGCGACTATTAAACATTCGGGCAATCTGATTGTGGTCACGACCCTGCCGGGCGAGGCCTCAGGCGCGGCCCGGTTGGTGGATGAGCTGAATTTCAAAGAGATACTCGGCACGATTGCCGGAGATGATACCGTTTTAATCGTGGCGGATGGTAATAAATCCGTGTCTAAAATAATGTCAGTGTTGAAGGTAAAATGA